Below is a genomic region from Drosophila kikkawai strain 14028-0561.14 chromosome X, DkikHiC1v2, whole genome shotgun sequence.
CAGCGCGTTCCGAAACAAGAACCCGACTGTCCAGCGCCACCACGGAGGAGATAATAGAAGTCTCGGATTCCGACGATCGTAGCACGCCCCTGTGGAGGGAGGTAACACCAAGGCCAGAGACGCCACCTCCATCATACCAGGAACTGTTCGGGCCAGGCCCCTATGACAGCCCCCGCACCATGGCCAAGAAACACCTGCCAGCAGCAACTGCACCACAGCCGAGCTCCAACAACACCCGGCGACTCAGCGGTGAGCTGCTCCGAGATGGTCCCAGCACATCCAGCCAAGCAGCTAGGGCACGGGCAACTGCACCACAGCCGAGCTCCAACAACACCCGGCGACTCAGCGACGAGGTGCTCCTGGATGGCCCCAGCACGTCCAGCCAAGCCGCCAGGGCACGGGCGACTGCATCACAGCCGAGCTCCAACAACACCCGGCGACTCAGCGACGAGGTGCTCCTGGATGGCCCCAGCACGTCCAGCCAAGCCGCCAGGGCACGGGCGACTGCATCACAGCCGAGCTCCAACAACACCCGGCGACTCAGCGACGAGGTGCTCCTGGATGGCCCCAGCACGTCCAGCCAAGCCGCCAGGGCACGGGCGACTGCATCACAGCCGAGCTCCAACAACACCCGGCGACTCAGCGACGAGGTGCTCCTGGATGGCCCCAGCACGTCCAGCCAAGCCGCCAGGGCACGGGCGACTGCATCACAGCCGAGCTCCAACAACACCCGGCGACTCAGCGACGAGGTGCTCCTGGATGGCCCCAGCACGTCCAGCCAAGCCGCCAGGGCACGGGCGACTGCATCACAGCCGAGCTCCAACAACACCCGGCGACTCAGCGACGAGGTGCTCCTGGATGGCCCCAGCACGTCCAGCCAAGCAGCTAGGGCACGGGCAACTGCACCACAGCCGAGCTCCAACAACACCCGGCGACTCAGCGACGAGGTGCTCCTGGATGGCCCCAGCACGTCCAGCCAAGCCGCCAGGGCACGGGCGACTGCATCACAGCCGAGCTCCAAAAACACCCGGCGACTCAGCGACGAGGTGCTCCTGGATGGCCCCAGCACGTCCAGCCAAGCCGCCAGGGCACGGGCGACTGCATCACAGCCGAGCTCCAACAACACCCGGCGACTCAGCGACGAGGTGCTCCTGGATAGCCCCAGCACATCCAGCCAAGCAGCCAGGGCACGGGCAGCCCTACAGCAGCAGAACCGCGACAACAACCGGGCACCCAGCATCAACACCGGCTTCGCGCTACCACAGCCGGCAGCAAAGAGGAGACGCCGACCCAATGGGAACAGGGCCAGGATCAGCCGGCAACGACTGGAGGCAGGTCCTCAAAACAGGGAGGAGATCCCATGCGGAGCGGTCCGAGAGGTTGAACACACGGGACGCCCTAACCAACGACGCCGAGCCGCACGATCAAGGGGAAGTTCCTCCACGGACAGCTCCCCTGAACCAACCCCGAGATCCGGACCCGTGGAACAATCAAGACCCTCCATGGTAGTAGCCCCGGCCCAGTGGCGAGTGGAGACGGCTGGACGGGAAATCCCAGTAACCCTACGCACCTGGATAGAGGGAGAGCTGGGATTACCGAGAAACAGGGATATACGACGCCAGGAGAAGATCGACGGCAGGCCGTACAGAGTCCATCTCTCCAGGAGTGGGCGCGTCACCATCTTCTCACCCACCCCAAAGTAAAGGGGGCGTGTGAAGACTCACATTTTTCTGCCTTCACATTTTTAagtttcttatatatttatagttagAATTAAGTAGTTTAAGTTCATACTCAATAGTTTTTAAGCGTATATACAGCAGTAGTTTTAAGAGACAGAAACACgaagtaaataattttaagttagccctaagtggcaacccaaaactatcgaATAAGTCAGGAGAATAGTTGAATTTCCCGCCGAAGCCAGGACACCAACCACGATCACGCCATGGAAAATACTAAGAAGAAATCCCCGATAAAATCCCACAGGGGAGGTTTCTTGGAAACGAGACCAACAGCCACACTAACTTCCgggacttgaaattttgtgcGCGGCGAGAAAAGTTCGAAGTTTTGGCGAAGCGGAGAAAACGACAGCGAAAACCCAAATTCAAGATCCAACCGACGCGTGACCAGGAAGTGGAAGCAAGCGACCAACGAGACATAGAAACACTGGCTTCGGCAAGCAGGGTGAGCATAACGAGTGCGACAGGGACAGTTAGGGattagaaaggaaaaatccagaaaataaaagtaaagtaactCGAAATCAAAGTGTTAGAATTATTGGTACAAGTGTCAAGCCCCGatcgtgccgtctgcgagtattccgggcatgtgcGCAGTAGTTTTCTCGACAGGATTAGTCGCGCCGgcgccgtctgcgagtattccgggcatttgcgcagtagttagggctggctgtaattcctccgattttgctgtctgcgagtattccgggcattttcgtagtaggaatcgcgtgccagaaatagccgcgacagtgccgtctgcgagtattccgggcatttgcgcagtagtcagggctggtcgtaattcctccgatattgccgtctgcgagtattccgggcattttcgtagtaggaattgcgtgccagaaatagccgcgacagtgccgtctgcgagtattccgggcatttgcgcagtagtcagggctggtcgtaattcctccgatattgccgtctgcgagtattccgggcattttcgtagtaggaattgcgtgccagaaatagccgggcattttcgtagtaggaattgcgtgccagaaatagccgcgacagtgccgtctgcgagtattccgggcatttgcgcagtagtcagggctggtcgtaattcctccgatattgccgtctgcgagtattccgggcattttcgtagtaggaattgcgtgccagaaatagccgcgacagtgccgtctgcgagtattccgggcatttgcacagtagttagggctggtcgtaattcctccgatattgccgtttgcgagtattccgggcatttttgtagtaggaattgcgtgccaaagatagccgcgacagtgccgtctgcgagtattccgggcatttgcgcagtagttagggctggtcgtaatacctccgattttgctgtctgtgagtattccgggcattttcgtagtaggatttgcgcgccagaagtagtcgcgacagtgccgtctgcgagtattccgggcatttgcgcagtagttagggctgccagtgttacctccgattttgctgtctgtgagtattccgggcattttcgtagtaggtttcgctggtcagaattagctgcgacagtgccgtcggcGAGTATTTCAAGCCTGTGACAATATTTATGGCCACCAGTGTTACCTCCGTTAATGCCGACCGTGAGtactccgggcattttcgtagaaaGATTTCTGGGCAGGATTGGCCACGACAGCGCCGGCCGTGAGTATTTCGGGCACCCGCATAAAGTTTGTACCACCAGGGCTGGCTACGATGGTGCCAGAGCGTAGTCATACATAGGCATTATAGATtttcatattcatatatattttcccccaTAAGCGTCCGTCGCGGCATAGCCAACGGTTCGCGACTCGGTGACCCGAGTAAGAGTTTTCCCAAATAGAATATTATGAAACCC
It encodes:
- the LOC121502007 gene encoding serine-rich adhesin for platelets-like, coding for MSSRDPRRPVTGTVDTDDDVEMQEALDNSIRDLLSDPLWEPDQLILEAEATSLSLDDVLDLCVAPGDPLGDGDVEPDGRFGSYRNPSPPRQRPPADAAAPTTASDATSGTSSGTIPGSSGGSSRDALLPGSSGSSGDALLPSSGDSSGDVLLPSSGDSSAEVTLPSRSDRDAMLPSIREVARTNAEMPNPPPRYEDISSADETETTARSFATARSETRTRLSSATTEEIIEVSDSDDRSTPLWREVTPRPETPPPSYQELFGPGPYDSPRTMAKKHLPAATAPQPSSNNTRRLSGELLRDGPSTSSQAARARATAPQPSSNNTRRLSDEVLLDGPSTSSQAARARATASQPSSNNTRRLSDEVLLDGPSTSSQAARARATASQPSSNNTRRLSDEVLLDGPSTSSQAARARATASQPSSNNTRRLSDEVLLDGPSTSSQAARARATASQPSSNNTRRLSDEVLLDGPSTSSQAARARATASQPSSNNTRRLSDEVLLDGPSTSSQAARARATAPQPSSNNTRRLSDEVLLDGPSTSSQAARARATASQPSSKNTRRLSDEVLLDGPSTSSQAARARATASQPSSNNTRRLSDEVLLDSPSTSSQAARARAALQQQNRDNNRAPSINTGFALPQPAAKRRRRPNGNRARISRQRLEAGPQNREEIPCGAVREVEHTGRPNQRRRAARSRGSSSTDSSPEPTPRSGPVEQSRPSMVVAPAQWRVETAGREIPVTLRTWIEGELGLPRNRDIRRQEKIDGRPYRVHLSRSGRVTIFSPTPK